From a region of the Theobroma cacao cultivar B97-61/B2 chromosome 8, Criollo_cocoa_genome_V2, whole genome shotgun sequence genome:
- the LOC18592325 gene encoding F-box protein CPR30: METNRNNRNIIFKDVESGKLLSVDFDSIDFQNLKAINNPLKHLSGCGADDDYGDIQVFGSCNGLLCLINKRYRIIELWNISTGDYKVLPDELLKVTGASGEIWYFYGFGYDSINDDYKIVRVAQEIDSRNHTLISEVKVYSLKALQGCLCIITTCFNDEVNIWMMKDYGVKESWTILYSF; encoded by the coding sequence ATGGAAACCAACAGGAATAATCGCAACATCATATTTAAAGATGTAGAATCCGGTAAACTCCTCTCTGTAGATTTTGATTCCATCGATTTCCAAAACCTCAAAGCAATCAATAACCCGTTGAAGCATCTTAGTGGATGTGGTGCTGATGATGATTATGGAGATATCCAAGTTTTTGGTTCATGCAACGGGTTACTCTGCTTAATCAACAAAAGATATAGGATAATCGAGTTGTGGAACATTTCGACAGGGGATTACAAAGTCTTACCAGATGAGTTGTTGAAAGTAACAGGTGCATCTGGGGAGATTTGGTATTTCTATGGCTTTGGGTATGACTCAATCAATGACGATTACAAGATAGTAAGAGTTGCACAAGAGATTGACTCAAGAAACCATACACTTATAAGTGAAGTAAAAGTTTATAGTTTAAAGGCTTTACAAGGATGTCTTTGTATAATTACGACTTGTTTCAACGACGAAGTTAATATATGGATGATGAAGGATTATGGGGTGAAAGAGTCTTGGACAATACTGTATAGTTTCTAA
- the LOC18592327 gene encoding uncharacterized protein LOC18592327: MELANKLVALAARAANSNVVIDACLVTSFAVLGIRSLNQQKDIEALEAEKDSLTKTNKAMKKAIWDWKQQLFAEADSDSPLVPLASLKAIYGEAPSPPIGDATKEDAKSPASKFVV, encoded by the exons atggagttGGCGAACAAGCTGGTGGCGCTAGCAGCCAGGGCAGCGAACAGCAACGTAGTGATCGACGCGTGCTTGGTGACCTCATTTGCGGTGCTAGGCATTCGATCTCTCAACCAGCAAAAGGATATAGAAGCCCTGGAAGCGGAGAAGGATTCCTTGACCAAAACCAACAAGGCTATGAAAAAGGCCATCTGGGATTGGAAGCAGCAGCTCTTTGCTGAAGCCGACTCTGACTCTCCTCTTGTCCCTCTCGCTAGCCTCAAAGCCATCTATGGCGAAGCCCCATCTCCTCCAATtg GAGATGCTACAAAAGAAGATGCAAAATCTCCAGCCTCCAAATTTGTAGTCTGA